In Paenibacillus sp. BIC5C1, a genomic segment contains:
- the dapA gene encoding 4-hydroxy-tetrahydrodipicolinate synthase, with translation MDFGRLITAMVTPFNEQGEIHWEETARLIDYLIDDQKSETLVISGTTGESPTLSDKEKVELFEFAVKHAAGRCKIIAGTGSNNTAHSIHLTQDAERVGVDGVLLVVPYYNKPSQEGMFRHFEAIANATKLPIMLYNVPGRTAASLSAATTLRLAQIPNIVATKECVSLEQVTQIAAGAPEHFRVYSGDDASGLPAIAVGAYGIVSVASHVVGAEMKQMVDSYFGGAPVQAAQIHQKLFPVFKGLFECPQPLPNPVAVKYALTLRGLNVGSVRLPLIAATEDEQGFIRGLFN, from the coding sequence TTGGACTTTGGAAGATTGATTACAGCAATGGTCACTCCGTTCAATGAACAAGGGGAGATCCATTGGGAGGAAACTGCACGTCTGATTGACTATTTGATTGATGATCAAAAGTCAGAGACGCTCGTTATTTCAGGAACAACTGGAGAATCTCCCACGCTTAGCGACAAAGAAAAAGTAGAACTATTCGAATTCGCGGTAAAACATGCGGCTGGACGGTGCAAAATCATTGCTGGAACGGGTAGCAATAACACCGCTCATTCAATCCATCTGACTCAGGACGCTGAACGTGTTGGGGTAGATGGTGTTTTGCTGGTTGTTCCTTATTACAACAAACCAAGTCAAGAGGGAATGTTCAGACACTTTGAAGCGATCGCGAACGCGACGAAACTGCCGATTATGTTGTATAACGTTCCTGGACGTACAGCAGCCAGCCTTTCGGCTGCGACAACGCTTCGTTTGGCACAGATTCCTAACATAGTAGCTACGAAGGAATGTGTATCGTTGGAGCAAGTCACGCAGATTGCTGCGGGTGCACCCGAGCATTTCAGGGTGTATTCCGGTGACGATGCTTCTGGCTTGCCGGCCATTGCTGTAGGTGCTTACGGGATCGTAAGTGTTGCCAGCCATGTGGTAGGCGCTGAGATGAAACAAATGGTTGATTCCTACTTCGGTGGCGCCCCTGTACAGGCAGCTCAGATACATCAGAAGCTGTTTCCGGTATTCAAAGGTCTATTCGAGTGCCCGCAGCCTTTACCGAACCCTGTAGCGGTGAAATACGCTCTGACATTGCGAGGTCTGAACGTAGGATCTGTACGCCTTCCGCTTATAGCCGCAACAGAGGATGAGCAAGGCTTTATTCGTGGCTTGTTTAATTAG